Proteins co-encoded in one Arenicella xantha genomic window:
- a CDS encoding AAA family ATPase → MKKILIFGNSGAGKSTLAGKLSDADGLSHLDLDTLAWKPCMPPERKPLNESAALILEFIESNTAWVIEGCYADLLEIAMPFSNQIIFLKLPIDACIDNARQRPWEPHKYPSKAAQDNNLAMLVDWISQYSDRNDTFSERAHTELYERYMGKKRIITQNE, encoded by the coding sequence TTGAAGAAAATTTTGATCTTTGGAAATTCAGGTGCCGGTAAATCAACGCTCGCTGGTAAATTAAGCGATGCCGATGGGTTGTCGCATTTGGATCTCGATACACTGGCATGGAAGCCATGTATGCCGCCTGAGAGAAAGCCACTAAACGAATCTGCCGCACTGATCTTAGAGTTTATTGAGTCGAATACTGCTTGGGTTATTGAAGGCTGTTACGCTGACTTACTGGAAATAGCGATGCCCTTCTCGAACCAGATTATTTTTCTTAAGCTCCCGATAGATGCTTGTATCGATAATGCACGGCAGCGACCATGGGAGCCGCATAAATACCCATCAAAGGCAGCGCAAGATAATAATCTGGCGATGCTAGTTGATTGGATATCACAATATTCTGATCGGAATGATACGTTCTCAGAGCGTGCGCATACCGAGCTTTACGAGCGATATATGGGGAAAAAACGCATCATTACTCAAAATGAATAG
- a CDS encoding dodecin, which translates to MSDHVYKKAEIVGSSKTSLEDAIENAIARASKTIKHLDWFEVTETRGHIKDGKVGHYQVTLKVGFRLED; encoded by the coding sequence ATGAGTGATCATGTCTATAAAAAAGCAGAGATCGTAGGATCATCTAAAACAAGTTTAGAAGACGCAATTGAGAATGCAATTGCGCGTGCATCTAAGACCATCAAGCATCTAGACTGGTTCGAGGTAACAGAAACTCGGGGTCACATAAAAGATGGCAAGGTTGGTCACTATCAAGTGACGTTGAAAGTTGGTTTTCGTCTCGAGGATTGA
- a CDS encoding GFA family protein, producing the protein MYSSQTNLTGSCLCGAIRYQAETLRHTIGNCHCGMCRKFSGAAFSTFGEVPADKFRWTSGEHKLKTYVAQNGSKRQFCSDCGSSLTFAQARGGEDIVEFSLGTLDSELDCKPDAHIYLNYKADWFEVNDDLLQFAEGREPS; encoded by the coding sequence ATGTACAGCAGTCAAACCAACCTCACTGGAAGTTGCTTGTGCGGGGCCATTCGATACCAAGCAGAGACTCTGCGCCATACTATAGGAAATTGTCATTGTGGCATGTGCCGCAAATTTAGCGGAGCCGCCTTTTCCACCTTCGGCGAAGTACCTGCCGACAAGTTTAGATGGACCAGTGGCGAACATAAACTAAAAACTTATGTTGCACAAAATGGCAGTAAACGTCAGTTTTGTAGCGACTGCGGTTCGAGCTTGACCTTCGCGCAAGCACGCGGCGGGGAGGACATCGTGGAATTCTCTTTAGGAACACTCGATAGTGAGCTCGACTGTAAGCCCGATGCCCACATCTATCTAAACTACAAGGCCGATTGGTTTGAAGTTAATGACGATCTACTGCAATTCGCTGAAGGTCGAGAGCCATCTTAA
- a CDS encoding helix-turn-helix domain-containing protein, with protein sequence MFAAIISALALGISAFSAHLLARRIAHSNVYLPLALFFAANAVVQFCLIVREPLVVPGMVPYLPEITLFKLVVELTLPPLFWIYVRELTSEHSRGWRKTDIGHFVVPLLPAVILALVVTVWGAGANSPTDLTTGQRFLGCVNAILNILALMQFCVYVVFLMVRLSGYRRKLMDLFASTEDLELNWFRSALWLIVINVGLELGAEILYALYGMSNPYYPWNGLARVAAIWFFAAWGLRQRPGLRIEIAKTRDDHSVAKKYEKSALSPEQLRAVSDKIRRALELDKQYRDENLSLRALSEQIGELPNYVSQALNTDINETFFDYVNRLRVLEAMERLKSTEDTVLMIANEVGFNSRSSFYSAFKKVTGQTPTAYRLASNAN encoded by the coding sequence ATGTTTGCTGCAATAATTTCAGCGTTAGCGCTAGGAATTTCTGCGTTTTCGGCACACTTGCTAGCGCGCCGCATTGCGCATTCAAATGTGTATCTGCCATTAGCACTCTTTTTTGCAGCCAACGCGGTGGTACAGTTTTGTTTGATTGTTCGTGAACCGCTTGTCGTGCCTGGCATGGTTCCGTACTTGCCTGAAATAACGCTGTTTAAATTAGTTGTGGAGCTTACGTTACCGCCGCTCTTTTGGATCTATGTGCGCGAACTCACCTCAGAGCATTCGCGCGGTTGGCGCAAAACAGATATTGGCCATTTTGTTGTGCCATTGTTGCCAGCTGTAATATTGGCGTTAGTGGTGACGGTATGGGGAGCTGGCGCAAATTCGCCTACTGACCTGACAACAGGTCAGCGATTTTTAGGTTGTGTTAACGCGATTCTGAATATCTTGGCGCTGATGCAATTTTGTGTCTATGTGGTGTTTCTCATGGTTCGCCTGTCTGGGTATCGGCGAAAATTAATGGATCTCTTTGCGAGTACCGAAGACCTGGAGCTAAACTGGTTTCGCTCGGCTCTTTGGCTAATAGTGATTAATGTAGGCCTAGAATTAGGTGCCGAAATTTTGTATGCCCTGTATGGCATGTCGAACCCATATTACCCTTGGAACGGTTTAGCGCGTGTCGCCGCAATTTGGTTCTTTGCCGCGTGGGGGTTGCGCCAGCGTCCTGGTTTGAGAATTGAGATTGCCAAAACACGGGACGATCACTCAGTCGCCAAAAAGTATGAAAAATCGGCTTTGAGTCCTGAGCAGTTGCGTGCTGTTTCTGACAAAATCCGCCGCGCTTTGGAGTTAGACAAACAATATCGTGACGAAAATCTGTCGTTACGTGCTTTGTCTGAGCAAATCGGTGAGTTACCCAATTACGTATCTCAGGCTCTTAATACTGATATCAATGAAACTTTCTTTGACTACGTAAATCGCTTGCGTGTGCTTGAGGCCATGGAGCGGCTTAAGTCGACTGAGGACACTGTGTTAATGATAGCGAACGAGGTTGGTTTTAACTCTCGCTCATCATTTTATAGTGCTTTCAAAAAAGTCACCGGCCAGACTCCAACTGCGTATAGATTGGCATCCAATGCCAATTAA
- a CDS encoding DUF6916 family protein — protein MKTKQDYEQRLNESFSIELEQARLDLALIEVSSVSADTVESGQKEPFSAVFRSDNQDILEQGTYTLTHSEVGDLLLFLVPIGPDQAGMCYEAVFT, from the coding sequence ATGAAGACAAAACAAGACTACGAGCAGCGATTAAACGAGTCGTTTAGCATTGAATTAGAGCAAGCGCGTCTAGACCTCGCCTTGATTGAAGTGAGTAGCGTTTCAGCTGATACGGTTGAAAGTGGACAGAAAGAACCGTTTTCGGCCGTCTTTCGCTCTGACAACCAAGATATTCTCGAGCAAGGGACTTATACATTAACGCATTCAGAGGTTGGTGATTTGTTGCTATTTTTAGTGCCAATTGGTCCGGATCAGGCTGGTATGTGTTACGAAGCCGTGTTTACCTAG
- a CDS encoding ester cyclase translates to MSQAVSRGVCLIAIIVLTSSCVRKEVDAVINKEATRIFFNGVFNDGITDIVKLSLADNYTYNGHPSKVDGTINWAKSLRAAYPDLHFTINDLIGEGHKVAIRWTMTGTGSDGVKMTTSGTNIITFKDGKAVSNWQNGGTSADLHPASAGT, encoded by the coding sequence ATGTCGCAAGCTGTTTCCCGAGGAGTCTGTTTGATTGCCATCATCGTGCTGACCAGTTCGTGTGTACGAAAAGAAGTCGACGCCGTTATTAATAAGGAGGCGACACGGATATTTTTTAATGGCGTATTTAATGATGGTATTACCGACATCGTTAAATTAAGTCTTGCTGATAACTATACGTACAACGGACATCCATCAAAGGTGGACGGCACGATCAACTGGGCCAAGTCGTTGCGCGCAGCCTATCCAGACTTGCACTTCACGATCAATGATTTGATTGGCGAAGGTCATAAAGTCGCAATCCGCTGGACTATGACGGGTACCGGGTCAGATGGCGTGAAAATGACGACCTCTGGTACCAACATCATTACCTTTAAGGACGGTAAGGCGGTTTCAAATTGGCAGAATGGCGGAACCTCGGCCGACTTACATCCGGCTTCCGCAGGAACTTAG